One Candidatus Acididesulfobacter guangdongensis genomic window carries:
- the ftsA gene encoding cell division protein FtsA has protein sequence METSNNIIVGLDIGTTKVCAIVGEFKNGNLDIIGLGSSVSTGLRNGVVNNIENTVDAIAKAVENAELMAGYQINEVIVGIAGSHVRGFNSRGIVAVKSREVTQQDVDRVLEGAKSIAIPLDNEVIHTIPQEYIVDEQDDIKQPIGMSGLRLEARVHIVTVSSIAAQNIVKCANKANLDVSDIVLEQIASSEAVLTDDEKELGVVLIDMGGGTTDIAVFSGGTIIHTFVIPKGGQSVTSDVSLGTKTIPQEAEKIKVQFGIAKESLARKDEIIEIPGIGGRPPRTIARQVLGNIIEQRMGEIFTWVRKNIEKNGLENKILSGYVITGGGALIDGCADLAEDIFGAPVRIGTPRGIGGLTDVINSPIYSTGVGLVKYAFKNNLDKEPIFKKSSKNIFESIKARLLKLLEDFF, from the coding sequence TTGGAAACCAGTAATAATATTATAGTAGGATTAGATATCGGGACAACGAAAGTCTGTGCTATTGTCGGTGAATTCAAAAACGGCAATCTGGATATCATAGGTTTAGGCTCCAGCGTTTCCACAGGTTTGAGAAACGGGGTCGTAAATAACATTGAAAATACCGTGGATGCTATTGCAAAAGCGGTAGAGAATGCCGAACTGATGGCAGGTTACCAAATTAATGAAGTTATTGTCGGAATTGCCGGTTCTCATGTCAGAGGGTTTAATTCGCGCGGTATAGTTGCCGTCAAAAGCAGAGAAGTAACGCAGCAGGATGTGGACAGGGTTCTTGAGGGGGCTAAATCTATAGCTATACCTTTAGATAATGAAGTTATTCATACAATTCCGCAGGAGTATATAGTAGATGAACAGGATGATATAAAACAGCCGATAGGTATGAGCGGATTAAGGCTTGAAGCAAGAGTACACATAGTTACCGTTTCAAGCATTGCCGCTCAGAATATAGTCAAATGCGCAAATAAAGCCAATCTGGATGTGTCAGATATTGTGCTTGAGCAGATAGCCTCAAGCGAGGCTGTTCTTACCGATGATGAAAAAGAATTAGGCGTAGTACTGATAGATATGGGAGGCGGAACTACCGATATAGCGGTGTTTTCAGGCGGAACGATTATACATACTTTCGTTATTCCCAAAGGCGGGCAGAGCGTGACAAGCGATGTATCTCTGGGTACTAAAACAATTCCGCAGGAGGCTGAGAAAATCAAAGTTCAGTTTGGAATAGCCAAAGAATCTCTTGCCAGAAAAGATGAAATAATTGAAATTCCCGGTATAGGCGGCAGACCGCCGAGGACCATTGCAAGGCAGGTTCTCGGTAATATTATTGAACAAAGAATGGGGGAAATTTTTACGTGGGTGAGAAAAAATATTGAAAAAAACGGTTTAGAGAATAAAATACTGTCAGGCTATGTTATAACCGGAGGCGGAGCATTAATAGACGGATGTGCAGACCTTGCGGAAGACATTTTCGGAGCGCCGGTCAGGATAGGCACACCGCGCGGAATAGGAGGTTTAACCGACGTAATTAATTCTCCGATATATTCTACCGGAGTCGGTTTAGTTAAATATGCTTTTAAAAATAATTTAGACAAAGAGCCGATATTTAAAAAAAGCAGCAAGAATATATTTGAAAGTATAAAAGCAAGACTTTTAAAATTACTCGAAGATTTTTTTTAA
- the ftsZ gene encoding cell division protein FtsZ — protein sequence MLEFIEDAELSANIKVVGVGGGGSNAVNTMIQSGLTGTDFIVANTDAQALKTNSASIKIQLGEKITKGLGAGANPDVGKRSALEDRDKIFETLNGADMIFITAGLGGGTGTGAAPIIAQVAKEIGALTVAVVTKPFSFEGKKRMMQAEEGLRELKAIVDTVITIPNQRLLAVAGKSTTMVDAFRKVDEVLLQAVKGISDLINIHGMVNVDFADVKAIMSEMGMALMGTGIAEGDNKALEAAQKAIASPLLEDISIEGARGLLINVTGGTDLSLFEVNEAIEMISSEAHPDATIIYGQVIDESMNGKIMITVIATGFGKESNAAAGNASNITNIVNLKRQNSDSNVSDMNNFNEIKTKIKEQPIASDSSDSDFEIPEALDIRQNQNGRRNDVVKNIAANKNERNEYISKFSEKDEEDDDYEDQKYDIPTFLRKQAD from the coding sequence ATGTTGGAATTTATTGAAGATGCGGAATTATCTGCAAATATAAAGGTGGTTGGCGTTGGAGGCGGCGGCAGCAATGCCGTAAATACGATGATTCAGTCAGGTTTAACGGGAACTGATTTTATAGTAGCCAACACAGATGCGCAGGCTTTGAAAACTAACAGCGCAAGCATTAAAATTCAGCTTGGCGAAAAAATAACAAAAGGTTTAGGCGCAGGTGCTAATCCTGATGTAGGTAAACGTTCGGCGTTAGAAGATAGAGATAAAATCTTTGAGACCTTAAATGGCGCGGATATGATATTTATTACCGCCGGACTCGGCGGAGGTACAGGAACGGGCGCTGCCCCTATTATTGCGCAGGTTGCCAAAGAAATCGGCGCTCTTACGGTTGCGGTAGTTACTAAACCATTCTCTTTTGAAGGAAAAAAAAGAATGATGCAGGCGGAAGAAGGTCTAAGAGAGTTAAAAGCTATAGTTGATACTGTTATCACTATACCTAATCAGAGATTGCTTGCAGTTGCCGGAAAATCTACAACTATGGTAGATGCATTCAGGAAAGTAGATGAAGTATTGCTTCAGGCAGTTAAAGGCATATCCGACCTTATAAATATTCATGGAATGGTAAATGTTGATTTTGCCGATGTTAAAGCTATTATGTCGGAGATGGGTATGGCTCTTATGGGCACCGGCATTGCCGAGGGGGACAATAAAGCTTTGGAAGCGGCGCAAAAAGCCATCGCGAGCCCTCTTCTTGAAGATATAAGTATTGAAGGGGCGAGAGGATTATTGATAAATGTTACAGGGGGTACGGATTTATCTTTATTTGAAGTTAATGAGGCTATTGAGATGATAAGCTCAGAAGCTCATCCGGATGCGACTATAATTTACGGACAGGTTATAGATGAAAGCATGAACGGAAAAATAATGATAACTGTAATAGCAACCGGATTTGGCAAAGAAAGTAATGCAGCCGCGGGAAACGCTTCAAATATTACCAATATTGTCAATTTAAAAAGACAGAACAGCGATTCTAATGTTTCCGATATGAATAATTTTAATGAAATTAAAACTAAAATCAAAGAACAGCCCATTGCCTCAGATTCTTCAGATTCAGATTTTGAGATTCCTGAAGCATTAGACATACGCCAGAATCAAAATGGCAGAAGAAATGATGTTGTCAAAAATATTGCCGCTAATAAAAATGAAAGAAATGAGTATATTTCAAAATTTAGCGAAAAAGATGAAGAAGATGATGATTATGAAGACCAAAAATATGATATACCGACTTTTCTGAGAAAACAGGCTGATTGA
- a CDS encoding radical SAM protein, translating into MMKPINRLYDIYLNSEKSAISKNRHSDVNALLIFPNYYNVAMSNLGFLRVYELLNAPDFMSCDRAFLQDFDKDERIVNNRGIISIERRKNILDYDLIFFSLSYENDFINILKIFHAENIPFLSKDRRKPDINGSNYYPLIMAGGVIAFLNPEPVAPLFDIMFVGEAEAIFPDFLQIVQKHFQSLKKNKQTVKQDIIEESSKLEGIYVPSAYDFIFSKRGALEIPVIENVIVKASYPEKIKRKWLDYGFTPSISSITSEYAEFSSMKLIEIARGCKRGCRFCSAAFIYLPARKSSIKDVISGIAKTEEFEKIGFVGLDTMDNEYIKTYMQFSLEEKKTFSLSSVRFDCLDESNIDIMNRAGLKTVTLAVETGSERLKKIINKDIKNETILATIKKIIESGILNIKAYFMIGLPTEDISDIKETVALIKLMRIQFVESSRKNKRIGKLTIGLSPFVPKAWTPLQWENFENEKILSKKINFIYKELNNLPNISLNINSVKSAFTEAFFARGSRLSLNILINSFNNNLTIKKAIIDSGYKIEDFMRKYSTEEILPWDILDQGITKKYLKEEYGRALEYKTTPGCFEGCRRCGIC; encoded by the coding sequence ATGATGAAGCCCATTAATAGACTTTATGATATTTATCTTAATTCCGAAAAGTCGGCTATAAGTAAAAATAGGCATTCTGATGTAAACGCATTATTAATTTTTCCGAATTATTATAATGTGGCGATGTCCAATCTGGGATTTTTAAGGGTTTATGAATTACTTAACGCCCCTGATTTTATGTCATGCGACAGGGCTTTTTTACAAGATTTTGATAAGGATGAACGCATTGTTAATAATAGAGGAATAATTTCTATTGAGAGAAGGAAAAATATATTAGATTATGATTTAATTTTCTTTTCTTTAAGTTATGAAAATGACTTTATCAATATTTTAAAAATATTTCATGCGGAAAATATTCCGTTTTTATCTAAAGACAGACGCAAGCCTGATATAAACGGCAGCAATTATTATCCGCTAATTATGGCGGGCGGAGTAATTGCATTCCTTAATCCAGAACCTGTAGCCCCTCTTTTTGATATTATGTTTGTCGGAGAAGCCGAAGCTATTTTTCCTGATTTTCTGCAAATTGTTCAAAAACATTTTCAATCCTTAAAAAAAAATAAACAGACCGTAAAACAGGACATAATTGAAGAATCATCAAAGTTAGAAGGCATTTATGTTCCGTCGGCATACGATTTTATTTTTAGTAAAAGAGGTGCATTAGAAATACCTGTAATAGAGAATGTAATTGTTAAAGCATCTTATCCTGAGAAAATAAAAAGGAAATGGCTGGATTACGGATTTACTCCTTCTATCAGTTCTATAACAAGCGAATATGCAGAATTCAGCTCGATGAAACTTATTGAAATAGCTAGAGGCTGCAAAAGAGGATGCAGATTTTGTTCGGCTGCTTTTATATATCTGCCTGCAAGAAAATCATCGATAAAAGATGTTATATCAGGAATTGCGAAGACGGAGGAATTTGAGAAAATAGGTTTTGTAGGGCTTGATACAATGGATAATGAATATATAAAAACATATATGCAATTTTCTTTAGAAGAAAAAAAAACCTTTTCGCTGTCATCCGTGAGATTTGACTGTTTAGACGAATCTAATATAGACATAATGAACAGAGCTGGGCTGAAGACTGTTACTTTAGCAGTTGAAACCGGTTCTGAACGTCTTAAAAAAATTATAAATAAAGATATAAAAAATGAAACAATTTTAGCCACAATAAAGAAAATAATAGAAAGCGGGATATTGAATATTAAGGCTTATTTTATGATTGGATTGCCTACAGAAGATATATCCGACATAAAAGAGACCGTCGCTTTAATAAAATTAATGAGAATTCAGTTTGTTGAATCATCGAGAAAAAATAAACGGATAGGAAAATTAACTATAGGTTTAAGTCCGTTTGTTCCAAAAGCATGGACGCCGCTCCAATGGGAAAATTTTGAAAATGAAAAAATACTGTCCAAGAAGATAAATTTCATTTATAAAGAATTGAATAATTTGCCGAATATCAGTTTGAATATTAATTCCGTTAAGAGCGCTTTTACCGAAGCTTTTTTTGCTAGAGGCTCAAGACTATCACTGAATATTTTAATTAATTCTTTTAATAATAATTTGACTATAAAAAAAGCTATTATTGACTCAGGATATAAAATAGAAGATTTTATGAGAAAATATTCAACTGAAGAGATACTGCCGTGGGATATTTTAGACCAGGGTATAACAAAAAAATATTTAAAAGAAGAATACGGCAGAGCGCTGGAATACAAAACAACGCCCGGATGTTTTGAAGGCTGCCGAAGGTGCGGAATATGCTAG
- a CDS encoding LysR family transcriptional regulator — protein sequence MNNDVKPPFDIKTKIWFEKNGEPVFGAGRLLLLQKIESTGSINKAAKDLGFSYKKAWSYINLMEERFGYQLVNKKIGGKNGGGSVLTEDAKRLMADYKMVLNEENAFIRQLGGKLI from the coding sequence ATGAATAATGATGTCAAACCGCCATTTGATATTAAGACAAAAATATGGTTTGAAAAAAACGGCGAGCCTGTTTTTGGCGCTGGCAGGCTGCTTTTATTACAAAAAATTGAATCTACCGGATCTATCAATAAAGCCGCTAAAGACCTTGGCTTCTCATATAAAAAAGCATGGAGCTATATTAACCTTATGGAGGAAAGATTCGGTTATCAGCTAGTCAATAAAAAAATAGGCGGCAAAAACGGCGGCGGTTCTGTTTTGACGGAAGATGCCAAAAGACTAATGGCAGATTATAAAATGGTACTGAATGAAGAAAATGCATTCATCAGGCAATTAGGCGGAAAATTAATTTGA
- a CDS encoding ATP-binding cassette domain-containing protein, translating to MTKDNTAIKVEKIIKNYKDIIAVNDISFEVKRGEFFAFLGPNGAGKTTTIKILCTLIRQSSGNAFINGYDNIKEKQNVRKSIGLVFQDPTLDNDLTVYENLMFHAELYGMEKNLAKERIDYLLNFIELYNFKNKLVKFLSGGMKRRLEVGRGLLHSPAVLFLDEPTVGLDIQTRINMWNFIDKLRDKEKITVFLTTHYIEEAENCDRIAIINEGKIVAIDSPSNLKNLIKHEDGGIPTLSDVFIYMVGKEIRNEAGTSTDRMREFSKIIKK from the coding sequence ATTACCAAAGACAACACTGCTATTAAAGTAGAAAAGATTATTAAAAATTATAAAGATATCATTGCTGTGAACGATATATCTTTTGAAGTCAAAAGGGGCGAATTTTTTGCCTTTTTAGGTCCTAACGGAGCCGGTAAAACAACAACTATAAAAATTCTCTGTACATTAATCAGGCAAAGTTCAGGAAATGCTTTTATAAACGGATACGACAATATTAAAGAAAAGCAGAATGTAAGAAAATCCATTGGGCTTGTATTTCAAGACCCCACATTAGATAATGATTTGACCGTTTACGAAAATTTAATGTTTCATGCGGAACTGTATGGTATGGAAAAAAATTTGGCAAAAGAAAGAATCGACTATCTTCTTAATTTTATAGAATTGTACAATTTTAAAAATAAGCTTGTAAAATTTTTGTCCGGCGGTATGAAGCGGAGATTGGAAGTCGGCAGAGGACTTCTTCATTCGCCTGCCGTATTATTTTTAGACGAACCGACCGTAGGGCTTGATATTCAAACAAGAATAAATATGTGGAATTTTATTGATAAATTAAGGGATAAAGAAAAAATTACAGTATTTTTGACTACGCATTATATAGAAGAAGCTGAGAATTGCGACCGCATTGCAATAATAAATGAAGGTAAAATAGTAGCAATAGATTCGCCGTCAAATCTAAAAAATTTAATCAAGCATGAAGACGGAGGAATTCCCACGCTTTCAGATGTATTTATATATATGGTAGGTAAGGAAATAAGAAACGAAGCAGGTACATCTACGGACCGCATGAGAGAATTCAGCAAGATAATAAAAAAATAA
- the smpB gene encoding SsrA-binding protein SmpB codes for MSQSAKAIKIVSDNRKASFLYEILEKYEAGIALYGPEIKSVKTGKVNISDGYVIIKNEEALLLNVHISPYTQANRENKDPVRTRSLLLHKHEILRLLGKVKEKNLTIIPLKMYLTHGKAKIEIGLAKGKKLYDKREDLKKKDQTREIERALKSHHKKPMVV; via the coding sequence ATGAGTCAGTCTGCGAAAGCGATAAAAATAGTTTCAGATAATAGAAAAGCTTCATTTCTTTACGAGATTTTAGAGAAATATGAGGCTGGTATTGCATTGTACGGTCCTGAAATAAAGTCTGTAAAAACCGGTAAGGTAAATATTTCCGATGGGTATGTTATTATCAAAAATGAAGAGGCATTACTCCTTAATGTCCATATCAGCCCTTACACCCAGGCAAACAGAGAAAATAAAGACCCAGTGAGAACACGCTCTCTTTTATTGCATAAACATGAAATACTACGACTTTTAGGAAAAGTAAAAGAAAAAAATTTAACTATAATTCCGTTAAAAATGTATTTAACGCATGGAAAGGCGAAAATTGAAATAGGGCTCGCTAAAGGAAAAAAACTTTATGACAAAAGAGAGGATTTAAAAAAGAAAGACCAGACTAGAGAAATTGAAAGGGCGCTCAAAAGTCATCATAAAAAGCCGATGGTTGTTTAA
- a CDS encoding TlpA family protein disulfide reductase — protein MKFSLKSKKSKYLYKFIFLSFLIFIVFINLNLPEANASSIVNAPDFSLKVLNRNASGYNVFSLKNYRGHIVILNFWATWCPPCRAEMPMLVKFYNLYRKKGVVVVGINVNKNVGGVSAFAKLYGISYPVVYANSDILSEYGGIDEIPQTFFISKDGKIMFHWVGQISHSALYGITDKLLKMN, from the coding sequence ATGAAATTTTCATTAAAATCAAAAAAATCAAAATATTTGTATAAATTTATTTTCTTATCATTTTTAATTTTTATTGTATTTATAAATCTTAATTTGCCTGAAGCGAACGCATCATCTATTGTAAATGCGCCCGATTTTAGTTTAAAGGTGTTAAATAGAAATGCATCCGGTTACAACGTTTTTTCTCTCAAAAATTATAGAGGACATATTGTAATACTAAATTTCTGGGCAACATGGTGTCCTCCTTGCAGAGCAGAAATGCCTATGCTTGTAAAGTTTTATAATTTGTATAGGAAAAAAGGCGTTGTAGTCGTAGGAATAAATGTTAATAAGAATGTAGGCGGAGTGTCTGCGTTTGCAAAATTGTACGGGATATCTTACCCTGTAGTTTATGCAAATTCAGATATATTAAGCGAATATGGAGGCATTGATGAAATTCCTCAAACATTTTTTATTTCAAAAGACGGAAAAATAATGTTTCATTGGGTCGGACAGATATCCCATAGCGCTTTATATGGTATAACTGATAAATTATTAAAAATGAATTAA
- a CDS encoding roadblock/LC7 domain-containing protein, which translates to MILEDIRYQLDQFSSFDDVRLSIKINNKTGIIYYNAGMIVGAIFDDKKNIDVFKELKDLEGQAEIGVSIGEPMPNSFDEEDKINKSLDEIIEIINQPERAESISDDDDNNSHATLTDDAIFNSEISNEAVAAIGENLSQIAGVEGVLVLKASGEVLYSKSVDDPDFESADTLFLFNQSKELGDMFNFKNLKSIICEANNNYRKIIINNKNITYSLIVSSSVQALKTQTEAVKLLEG; encoded by the coding sequence ATGATACTTGAAGATATTAGATATCAGCTGGACCAGTTTTCCAGCTTTGACGATGTCAGGCTTTCAATTAAAATAAATAATAAAACGGGTATTATTTATTATAACGCAGGCATGATTGTCGGTGCTATTTTTGATGATAAAAAAAATATTGATGTTTTTAAAGAACTGAAAGATTTGGAAGGTCAGGCTGAAATTGGCGTAAGCATTGGAGAGCCAATGCCTAATAGTTTTGACGAAGAAGATAAAATAAATAAATCTTTAGATGAAATTATAGAAATAATTAATCAACCTGAAAGAGCTGAATCTATCAGCGACGATGACGATAATAATTCGCATGCAACTTTAACTGACGACGCAATTTTTAACAGTGAAATTTCTAACGAGGCTGTTGCGGCTATAGGAGAGAATCTATCACAAATAGCAGGCGTTGAAGGCGTTCTTGTCTTAAAAGCTTCGGGAGAAGTTCTCTATTCTAAAAGCGTAGACGATCCTGATTTTGAATCTGCAGATACATTGTTTTTGTTCAATCAAAGTAAAGAATTGGGAGATATGTTTAATTTTAAGAATCTAAAAAGCATTATATGTGAAGCCAATAATAATTATAGAAAAATAATTATAAATAACAAAAATATAACTTATAGTCTTATCGTTTCTTCTTCCGTGCAAGCTCTTAAAACGCAAACTGAAGCGGTAAAACTTTTAGAAGGTTGA
- a CDS encoding roadblock/LC7 domain-containing protein, whose product MDNKDKSIIEKLLSIAGVEACAISSLDGDVLQFSSNNEDLNELSIKKVSAEISKLFSSYSISSIEVSSLFLSFESHNIIVNGFGSGFIFIASKKNSNVNLVKMESSYLESEFIKIVSNSLENLSSKPSLFNNNNIQTAQNPQNAGVNNINDIYPPLGDNQFESNTAQHAAISHSSGSATDGSHQNNSSSTNGEIANVVPINVIIAIKDLFANSLGPISSMIFDSKIKELNQTMDNFNRKKIEEFVKLLSKEIEDENDRVLFFKNVNNILKTIK is encoded by the coding sequence ATGGACAATAAAGATAAGAGTATCATTGAAAAACTATTATCTATTGCAGGGGTTGAGGCTTGCGCAATATCATCGTTAGACGGCGATGTTCTGCAGTTTAGCTCCAATAATGAAGATTTAAATGAACTCAGTATTAAAAAAGTTTCGGCAGAAATAAGCAAACTTTTTTCGTCATATTCAATATCCTCAATTGAAGTTTCTTCCTTATTCTTAAGTTTTGAATCTCATAATATTATTGTTAATGGTTTTGGCAGCGGATTTATTTTTATAGCAAGTAAAAAGAATTCCAACGTAAATTTAGTAAAAATGGAAAGTTCTTATCTTGAGAGCGAGTTTATAAAAATAGTTTCTAATTCTTTGGAAAATTTATCATCCAAACCTTCATTGTTTAATAATAACAATATACAGACCGCACAGAATCCGCAGAATGCAGGCGTTAATAATATAAATGATATTTATCCGCCTTTAGGCGACAATCAATTTGAATCTAATACTGCACAGCATGCGGCAATTTCACATTCTTCAGGTAGTGCAACAGACGGCTCGCATCAAAACAATAGCAGCAGTACGAACGGTGAAATAGCCAATGTAGTTCCTATAAATGTTATAATAGCCATTAAAGATTTATTTGCAAATAGCCTTGGACCTATATCGTCCATGATATTTGATTCAAAAATAAAAGAATTAAATCAGACAATGGATAATTTTAACCGTAAGAAAATAGAAGAATTTGTCAAGTTATTATCTAAAGAAATTGAAGACGAAAATGATAGAGTATTATTTTTCAAAAATGTAAATAATATTCTAAAAACTATCAAATAG
- a CDS encoding methylated-DNA--[protein]-cysteine S-methyltransferase: MNIINIQYHKTKIGELILGSFDNRLCLLDFRYRKMRTTVDNRIKIGLIADFLEQNNATLTKAKEQLDEYLTGNRKEFDIPLLMIGTDFQKSVWNALIKIPYGTTSTYLQLAKNINNAKAVRAVAGANGANAIALAIPCHRIIESTGALGGYGGGLTVKKYLIELEQSNAL; the protein is encoded by the coding sequence GTGAACATAATCAATATCCAATATCACAAAACAAAAATCGGAGAACTAATATTGGGTTCTTTTGATAATCGTCTATGCTTGCTTGATTTCAGATACAGAAAAATGAGAACAACTGTTGATAATAGGATCAAAATTGGGCTTATAGCTGACTTTTTAGAACAAAATAATGCAACACTAACAAAAGCAAAAGAACAACTTGATGAATATTTGACAGGAAACAGAAAGGAATTTGACATTCCATTATTAATGATTGGAACTGATTTTCAAAAGAGTGTTTGGAATGCGCTGATAAAAATACCATATGGCACAACTTCAACCTATTTGCAATTAGCAAAAAATATAAACAATGCAAAAGCTGTCCGTGCAGTAGCCGGTGCAAATGGAGCAAACGCCATTGCTCTTGCAATACCTTGCCACAGAATTATTGAGAGTACTGGCGCATTAGGAGGTTATGGAGGCGGATTAACTGTAAAGAAATACTTGATAGAACTTGAACAAAGTAATGCGCTTTAA
- a CDS encoding mechanosensitive ion channel produces the protein MNKLFHFLHDKIITLGGSKLSILSIAVAILVLVFSYLLSRYSIKFLKKEYLDKTSISKGTKLIIVRLIKIFILIIGAFVSFQILGINLSSLAIFAGIISLGIGFGIQNILSNFISGIIILFEQPITVGDYVSIGELDGVVTEIRTRSTTVTTRDNISVIVPNSNFISQEVINWSHEDPKIRIHIPVGIEETASKLDLARDILLQIASEHPKVLKDPKPSVWFETFGNSTFNLTLLIWIESAVFRHYVVSDINFEIAKRYAANNIDITYPYTNLLFKNDLSINSNNTNNINKILNPGGSSNMQGRGHYEDDGNHTDSIGQNTDPAVNNKGKQGKQ, from the coding sequence ATGAATAAGTTATTTCACTTTTTACATGATAAAATTATTACATTAGGCGGTTCTAAATTATCTATTTTATCCATTGCCGTTGCAATTTTAGTTCTTGTATTTTCCTATCTCTTATCCCGTTATTCAATAAAATTTTTAAAAAAAGAATATTTAGATAAAACTTCAATAAGCAAAGGCACTAAACTGATAATCGTCAGACTTATTAAAATATTTATTTTAATAATAGGCGCTTTTGTAAGTTTTCAAATTCTAGGCATAAATCTTAGTTCGCTTGCAATATTTGCGGGTATTATAAGTTTGGGCATAGGTTTTGGTATCCAAAATATTTTAAGTAATTTTATTTCAGGAATAATAATATTATTTGAACAGCCCATAACAGTCGGCGATTATGTTTCTATAGGTGAATTAGACGGCGTAGTCACTGAAATAAGAACAAGAAGCACCACCGTAACAACAAGGGATAATATAAGTGTTATTGTACCTAATTCTAATTTTATATCTCAGGAGGTAATAAATTGGTCTCACGAAGACCCTAAAATTAGAATTCACATTCCGGTCGGCATTGAAGAAACTGCTTCTAAACTTGATTTGGCAAGAGATATTTTATTGCAGATAGCTTCGGAGCATCCTAAGGTTTTAAAAGACCCAAAACCAAGCGTCTGGTTTGAAACGTTCGGAAATTCTACTTTTAATCTTACGCTTCTAATATGGATTGAATCTGCTGTTTTCAGACATTATGTTGTAAGCGATATTAATTTTGAAATAGCTAAAAGGTATGCTGCAAATAACATTGATATAACTTATCCTTATACTAATTTACTATTTAAGAATGATTTAAGTATCAATAGCAACAATACAAATAACATAAATAAAATACTAAATCCAGGCGGCAGCAGCAATATGCAGGGGCGCGGACATTATGAAGATGACGGAAATCATACGGATAGCATTGGGCAAAATACAGATCCTGCTGTCAACAATAAAGGTAAACAAGGTAAGCAATGA
- a CDS encoding GTP-binding protein, with the protein MLYIMPNAGVKPIVRFINHAKRDLDVNVYYLNDEPIFNAIRYAVKRGVDVKIMIDGKPYKMSIRKEEQKIKQTKAHFEIDEKFDRKYVFDHAKYMLDNHEALIGTANFDWSAFHKNREYEYTTYNKNTISSLRNIFNSDYRDIVFEGYMNRNLVVSPKATQKLLSVINQPGKIDIETEELGYDRSVLSALARKGSAVRIIVPSAISYYDKKNLRFLERYGVKVRLMPVKNIYIHAKMIVGAQEAFIGSENFTYTSLNKNREVGIIIYNDNRKNNNNYNSVESGNDSSADTLKRLRSRFNKDWSMAD; encoded by the coding sequence ATGCTTTACATCATGCCTAATGCCGGCGTTAAGCCGATTGTTAGATTTATAAATCATGCTAAAAGAGATTTAGACGTTAATGTTTATTATTTAAATGATGAACCCATATTTAACGCCATCAGATATGCGGTAAAAAGAGGTGTTGACGTTAAAATAATGATAGACGGAAAGCCTTACAAAATGTCAATTAGAAAAGAAGAGCAAAAAATAAAACAAACGAAAGCCCATTTTGAAATAGATGAGAAGTTTGATAGAAAATATGTTTTTGACCATGCTAAATATATGTTAGATAATCATGAGGCTTTAATAGGAACGGCTAATTTTGATTGGTCGGCATTCCATAAAAACAGAGAATATGAATATACTACATATAATAAGAATACAATAAGCTCGCTTAGAAATATTTTTAATTCTGATTACAGAGATATAGTATTTGAAGGTTATATGAATCGCAATCTTGTTGTATCGCCAAAAGCAACGCAAAAACTGCTGTCGGTTATAAATCAGCCCGGAAAAATAGATATAGAAACGGAAGAATTGGGATATGACAGGTCTGTCTTGTCGGCGTTGGCAAGAAAAGGTTCTGCCGTTAGAATAATAGTTCCGTCGGCCATTTCTTATTATGATAAAAAAAATCTAAGATTTTTGGAAAGATACGGAGTGAAAGTAAGATTAATGCCTGTAAAAAATATTTATATTCACGCTAAAATGATTGTGGGAGCGCAAGAGGCTTTTATCGGCAGTGAAAATTTTACCTATACTTCACTGAATAAGAATAGGGAGGTCGGCATTATTATTTATAACGACAATAGAAAAAACAATAATAATTATAATAGTGTCGAAAGCGGCAATGACAGCAGCGCTGATACATTAAAGAGACTTAGAAGCAGATTTAACAAAGACTGGAGTATGGCTGATTAA